The following are encoded together in the Bradyrhizobium algeriense genome:
- a CDS encoding helix-turn-helix transcriptional regulator, with protein sequence MIGLDGVSAQQLSDTIGAIYDCALDPHQWPDTCRKIADLCESTAGGICVHDMRHVQNDQLFVFGYQPEFLEKLGSHYAQSPMAAADIVSKIGDVSALSMMRLELLGSRFAREVLEPFGLLDIIWFPALRTGGRMASMHASRSEKAPHYQQLEIGLLKLLSPHVCRALAISDALDIRALRSEMLEKTLDALVTGVFLTSRDGRVVYMNAAAERQVKTGSSIRIVNNRISPTDPATRAALSKAIDKASRDDIDLDTSEHSLAIPDVDGAGFVATLLPVDRGQRSGIIAPFAASVAVFTKDPAEAPLMPGEAFARLYRLTGGELRVLLALTQGLGAKEAADMLGISEPTARTHLQHIFSKTDTTRQADLLHLLQNSTPQVRAPH encoded by the coding sequence GTGATCGGTTTGGACGGTGTCTCCGCCCAGCAGCTATCCGACACAATCGGCGCGATCTACGACTGCGCGCTCGATCCACATCAGTGGCCGGACACTTGCCGGAAAATTGCCGATCTGTGTGAAAGCACAGCGGGCGGAATATGCGTTCACGATATGCGGCACGTGCAAAATGATCAGTTATTCGTGTTCGGATACCAGCCGGAATTCCTTGAAAAGCTGGGAAGCCACTATGCACAAAGTCCAATGGCAGCAGCGGATATCGTCTCGAAGATCGGTGACGTTAGTGCTCTCTCTATGATGCGCCTCGAATTGTTGGGAAGCCGTTTCGCTCGAGAAGTGCTAGAGCCGTTCGGACTACTGGACATAATCTGGTTCCCGGCGTTGCGGACTGGCGGTCGCATGGCCTCCATGCATGCCTCACGGAGCGAGAAGGCGCCGCATTACCAACAGCTCGAGATCGGCCTGCTCAAGCTTCTTTCCCCGCACGTCTGCCGTGCCCTCGCCATCTCGGATGCGCTCGATATCAGGGCGCTGAGGTCGGAGATGTTGGAAAAGACGCTTGATGCACTTGTCACAGGTGTTTTTCTCACGTCACGCGATGGCCGCGTCGTCTACATGAATGCCGCTGCCGAGAGGCAGGTCAAAACCGGCAGCTCCATTCGCATCGTGAACAATCGGATTTCTCCCACCGATCCCGCCACGCGCGCTGCGCTGTCGAAGGCCATTGACAAGGCGTCGCGCGACGATATCGACTTGGATACAAGCGAGCATTCCCTTGCGATCCCCGATGTCGATGGCGCCGGCTTTGTCGCAACCCTCCTTCCGGTCGATCGCGGTCAGCGCAGCGGCATTATCGCGCCGTTTGCAGCATCGGTAGCTGTGTTCACAAAGGATCCTGCTGAGGCGCCGCTGATGCCGGGTGAGGCTTTTGCCAGGCTTTACAGGCTGACCGGCGGCGAACTCCGCGTGCTGCTGGCGCTTACTCAGGGGTTGGGCGCCAAGGAGGCAGCCGACATGCTCGGCATCAGCGAGCCGACGGCGCGCACCCACCTGCAGCACATCTTCTCCAAGACCGATACGACCCGGCAGGCCGATCTCCTGCACCTGTTGCAGAACTCGACGCCTCAGGTTCGGGCCCCACACTAG
- a CDS encoding DUF6647 family protein encodes MNSLIAIYIAWIVAQTGLSAPDHPPIHFVTPAEMGMRHGSPENSGLELQALYNRNEGSIYLPQEWRPNDLRQKSALLHELVHHVQRFNKIELPCLAALERQAYDLQIKWLREQGVDDPYDLIKTNELSIYLVSTCRDGS; translated from the coding sequence TTGAATAGCCTGATCGCAATCTACATCGCATGGATCGTTGCCCAGACCGGTTTGTCGGCTCCCGATCATCCGCCGATCCACTTCGTGACACCGGCGGAAATGGGAATGCGACATGGCTCGCCGGAAAATAGCGGGCTGGAGTTGCAAGCGCTCTATAATCGCAACGAGGGCTCTATTTACCTGCCGCAGGAGTGGCGACCCAATGATCTGCGGCAGAAGAGCGCCCTGTTGCATGAATTGGTGCATCATGTGCAGCGATTCAACAAGATAGAGCTGCCCTGTCTCGCCGCGCTTGAGCGCCAGGCCTACGACCTACAAATCAAATGGCTGCGCGAACAAGGGGTGGACGATCCCTATGATCTGATCAAGACAAACGAGCTCAGCATCTACTTGGTGAGCACTTGTCGTGACGGATCATAG
- a CDS encoding cysteine desulfurase family protein, with protein MPPIYLDYNASTPVDPAVAAAMRPLLEEAFGNPSSGHWASTPAKAALERARGQVAALIGAAPEEIVFTSGGSEADNLAIKGTFFAPNRHGAHIITSAIEHPAVLAPCRFLQGFGASVTHLPVDRTGLIDPEDVRRAITPQTVLISIMHANNEVGTIQPIAEIGAIARQHGIRFHTDAAQSVGKIPTRVDELGVDMLTVAGHKLYAPKGVGALYVRSGLELEPLIHGAGHESGRRAGTESVLLATGLGTACALAADLASMRHVEALRDRLWKALQERFNEGVALNGHPTHRLPNTLNVSFVGRIGADILGQLRNVAASTGSACHSGQIELSPVLAAMRVPERIGMGAIRFSLGRHTTADEIEAVVARLATISLS; from the coding sequence ATGCCGCCAATCTATCTCGACTACAACGCAAGCACGCCGGTGGATCCTGCAGTCGCGGCGGCCATGCGGCCATTGCTGGAGGAGGCCTTCGGCAACCCATCGAGCGGGCATTGGGCGAGCACGCCGGCCAAGGCCGCCCTGGAGCGCGCCCGCGGCCAGGTCGCCGCGCTGATCGGCGCTGCACCAGAGGAGATCGTGTTCACCAGCGGCGGCAGCGAAGCAGACAACCTCGCAATCAAGGGCACGTTCTTCGCGCCCAACCGCCACGGGGCGCACATCATCACCTCAGCAATCGAGCATCCGGCTGTTCTCGCTCCCTGCCGATTTCTCCAGGGGTTCGGCGCCTCGGTTACTCATCTCCCGGTGGATCGGACAGGATTGATCGATCCAGAGGACGTGCGGCGCGCCATTACTCCGCAGACGGTGCTGATCAGCATCATGCACGCCAACAACGAAGTTGGCACCATACAGCCGATCGCGGAAATCGGCGCGATCGCGCGGCAGCACGGGATCCGTTTTCACACCGATGCGGCGCAATCAGTCGGAAAAATCCCGACCAGGGTGGACGAACTCGGCGTCGATATGCTTACGGTCGCCGGTCACAAGCTCTACGCCCCAAAGGGCGTCGGCGCGCTGTATGTCAGGTCGGGCCTCGAGCTTGAGCCGCTTATCCATGGCGCCGGCCATGAATCGGGCCGACGCGCCGGAACCGAGAGCGTCCTGCTTGCCACTGGACTTGGAACGGCTTGCGCGCTGGCGGCTGACCTTGCATCAATGAGGCACGTAGAGGCCCTGCGCGATCGCCTGTGGAAGGCGCTGCAAGAGAGGTTCAACGAAGGCGTCGCGCTCAACGGCCATCCCACGCATCGTTTGCCGAACACTCTCAACGTGTCATTCGTCGGTAGAATCGGCGCTGACATATTGGGCCAGTTGCGCAATGTGGCGGCATCGACGGGTTCGGCGTGCCATTCGGGGCAGATTGAGCTCTCGCCCGTTCTCGCGGCGATGCGCGTGCCGGAACGGATCGGAATGGGAGCGATCCGCTTCAGCCTGGGAAGGCACACCACAGCCGACGAGATTGAGGCCGTCGTGGCGCGCCTGGCCACGATCTCGTTGTCTTGA
- a CDS encoding GFA family protein — MTEAFSGRCLCGAVRFEARGRPKGVFWCHCDSCRRHSGAPVSVFVGFENDAVTLTEGTITTFKSSPGTTRGFCSRCGSTLTCATVHFPTETHYHVGAFDRATELQPSKHFFTDEKLPWLRLNHDEQGK; from the coding sequence ATGACCGAGGCCTTTTCAGGACGCTGCCTCTGCGGGGCGGTGCGTTTCGAGGCGCGAGGCCGGCCGAAAGGGGTCTTCTGGTGTCACTGCGATAGCTGCCGCCGCCATTCTGGTGCGCCGGTCAGCGTCTTCGTCGGGTTCGAAAACGACGCTGTCACGCTGACCGAGGGCACCATAACCACGTTCAAATCATCGCCGGGCACCACGCGGGGCTTCTGTTCCCGCTGCGGCTCCACGCTGACCTGCGCTACCGTGCATTTTCCGACGGAAACGCACTATCACGTCGGTGCCTTCGACCGGGCGACGGAGCTGCAACCGAGCAAGCACTTCTTCACCGATGAGAAACTGCCGTGGCTGCGGCTTAATCACGACGAGCAAGGCAAGTGA
- a CDS encoding MFS transporter, with the protein MSEAATTQQPTSPIRLGLRENWPQFALLVLINAFVGGMVGIERTVVPLIGSEEFRISSTTLVVSFIVSFGVVKACANLVSGQLADAWGRKRVLVLGWLVGLPVPFMIVWAPSWGWIIAANALLGINQGLAWSMTVIMKIDLVGPKSRGLAVGLNEFAGYLAVGVTAFLTGYLASKYGLRPAPIYLGVAYAILGTALSILLVQDTREHVRLETAAHTQQSVPISFREIFLLTSFRDRNLFAASQAGLVNNLNDGMSWGIFPLFFASFGLHVDRIGILKAVYPVTWGILQIATGPLSDRWGRKGLIVPGMWVQAVGLFLTAATSHFEWWLVGSLLLGLGTAMVYPSLIAAVSDASHPSWRARSLSVYRFWRDLGYAIGALSAGLIADLFGMGWAIGTIGALTFLSGAIVFIAMESRPGARQ; encoded by the coding sequence ATGAGCGAAGCGGCAACGACACAACAGCCAACCTCCCCGATTCGCCTGGGTCTCAGGGAGAACTGGCCACAGTTCGCCTTGCTCGTCCTGATCAACGCCTTCGTCGGCGGCATGGTCGGAATCGAACGAACAGTCGTGCCGCTGATCGGCTCCGAGGAGTTCAGGATCAGTTCGACGACGCTCGTCGTTTCCTTCATCGTCAGCTTCGGAGTCGTGAAGGCGTGCGCCAACTTGGTCTCCGGTCAGCTCGCCGATGCTTGGGGGCGCAAGCGGGTTCTGGTCCTCGGCTGGCTCGTCGGCCTGCCGGTGCCGTTCATGATCGTCTGGGCGCCGAGTTGGGGATGGATCATCGCAGCGAACGCCCTTCTCGGCATCAACCAGGGTCTTGCCTGGTCGATGACGGTGATCATGAAAATCGATCTCGTCGGGCCGAAGTCGCGTGGACTTGCCGTCGGCCTCAACGAGTTCGCCGGCTATCTCGCGGTGGGCGTGACCGCCTTCCTCACCGGGTATCTTGCCTCGAAGTACGGTCTGCGGCCGGCGCCGATCTACCTAGGCGTTGCCTATGCGATTCTTGGCACGGCGCTCTCGATCCTACTGGTGCAGGATACACGGGAGCACGTCCGACTGGAAACGGCGGCCCATACGCAGCAATCGGTGCCGATCAGCTTCCGCGAGATATTCCTTCTCACCTCGTTCCGGGATCGCAACCTTTTTGCCGCGTCGCAGGCCGGGCTCGTCAATAATCTTAATGATGGGATGAGCTGGGGAATCTTTCCCCTGTTCTTCGCTTCGTTCGGCCTCCATGTCGACCGGATCGGTATCTTGAAGGCCGTCTATCCGGTGACCTGGGGCATCCTGCAGATCGCTACGGGCCCTCTTTCCGATCGTTGGGGCCGCAAGGGACTGATAGTGCCTGGCATGTGGGTGCAGGCCGTAGGCTTGTTTCTGACTGCAGCAACAAGTCATTTCGAATGGTGGCTTGTCGGCAGCCTGCTGCTCGGGCTTGGCACGGCCATGGTGTATCCCAGCCTGATCGCCGCCGTCTCCGACGCCTCGCATCCGAGCTGGCGCGCACGATCGCTCAGTGTCTACCGCTTCTGGCGCGATCTCGGTTACGCGATCGGTGCGCTGTCGGCCGGCCTGATCGCCGACCTCTTCGGCATGGGTTGGGCGATCGGAACGATTGGCGCGCTCACCTTCCTGTCGGGGGCGATCGTATTCATCGCCATGGAGTCCAGACCCGGAGCGCGACAATGA
- a CDS encoding MBL fold metallo-hydrolase gives MILRQFLHSDPVGISYLFGCGGQAAGAVVDPVGDIQPYLQAADNAGMRIHFVIDTHVHADHLSVGRALAAAAGAEYVLSAEAGVSFPHKGVRDGDVLPLGNVSATVLHTPGHTPEHICILVTDRTRADEPWFVFTGHTLMVGDLGRTELAASAEEGARQLFKSVRRLKELPDYVEVLPGAYAGSVCGRRLSGKPSSAIGFEKRHNQAFTIEDEAEFVRFMVAEIPPAPPEAAKIRAANSGAAAAAA, from the coding sequence ATGATTCTCCGCCAGTTCTTGCATAGCGATCCGGTCGGTATTTCCTACCTCTTCGGCTGCGGCGGCCAGGCTGCCGGGGCGGTCGTTGACCCAGTCGGCGATATTCAGCCCTACCTGCAGGCCGCCGACAATGCCGGCATGCGGATACATTTCGTCATCGACACGCATGTCCATGCCGACCACCTATCGGTCGGCCGGGCACTCGCGGCCGCAGCGGGAGCGGAGTACGTGCTCTCGGCGGAGGCCGGCGTATCGTTTCCGCACAAGGGCGTGCGCGACGGCGACGTTCTTCCCCTCGGCAACGTCTCTGCCACCGTGCTGCACACGCCCGGACACACGCCCGAGCACATCTGCATCCTTGTGACGGATCGAACGCGCGCGGACGAGCCGTGGTTCGTCTTCACCGGACACACGCTCATGGTCGGCGATCTCGGCCGCACCGAACTCGCCGCGAGCGCGGAGGAAGGCGCGAGGCAATTGTTCAAGAGCGTGCGAAGGCTGAAGGAGCTGCCTGACTACGTCGAGGTGCTGCCGGGCGCCTATGCGGGCTCGGTCTGCGGCCGGCGACTAAGCGGCAAACCATCGTCGGCGATCGGCTTCGAGAAACGGCACAATCAGGCGTTCACGATCGAGGACGAAGCCGAGTTTGTTCGGTTCATGGTCGCCGAGATTCCGCCGGCGCCACCGGAAGCCGCGAAGATCAGGGCGGCCAATTCGGGCGCGGCCGCCGCCGCAGCCTGA
- a CDS encoding metalloregulator ArsR/SmtB family transcription factor, with the protein MSSSGPKQAIYENLAQVAQALGHAHRLELLEHLAQGIRTVEELSARAHLSFANTSRHLQILRRARLVETERRGKHILYRLAGDAEVITLIKALGRVGERNVAEIGRLVTDYFHARDALEPVSRDDLVARLRDDLVTVLDVRPEDEFALGHLPGALNIPLAELERRLGELSKCREVIAYCRGPYCVLSFEAVSALRARGYRVRRLEDGYPEWKAAGLPVESVA; encoded by the coding sequence GTGTCAAGCTCGGGACCGAAACAGGCGATTTATGAGAATCTTGCCCAGGTGGCGCAGGCGCTCGGCCACGCTCACCGGCTTGAACTTTTGGAACATCTTGCGCAGGGAATACGCACCGTCGAGGAACTGTCGGCTCGCGCACATCTATCGTTCGCCAATACGTCGCGGCACTTACAGATCCTGAGGCGCGCACGGCTTGTTGAGACCGAGCGTCGCGGCAAACACATTCTCTATCGTCTGGCCGGCGATGCCGAAGTGATCACGCTGATCAAAGCGCTAGGGCGCGTCGGTGAACGGAACGTTGCCGAGATCGGGCGCTTGGTCACCGATTATTTTCACGCGCGTGACGCGCTTGAGCCTGTATCGCGTGATGACCTGGTCGCGCGATTGCGGGACGATCTGGTGACGGTCCTCGACGTGCGGCCCGAAGATGAGTTCGCCCTGGGCCATCTCCCGGGCGCGCTCAACATTCCTCTGGCCGAACTGGAAAGGCGTTTGGGCGAACTGTCAAAATGCCGTGAGGTGATTGCTTATTGTCGCGGGCCCTATTGCGTTCTTTCGTTCGAAGCCGTGTCAGCCCTGAGGGCGCGCGGCTATCGCGTTCGCCGTCTTGAGGACGGTTACCCCG